One Spinacia oleracea cultivar Varoflay chromosome 4, BTI_SOV_V1, whole genome shotgun sequence DNA segment encodes these proteins:
- the LOC110799498 gene encoding transcription elongation factor 1 homolog, translating into MGKRKSRSKPAPKKIMDKLDTCFTCPFCNNTSGVECFINMKNLVGEASCRICSEKYSTVATALTEPIDIYSEWIDECARVNGVEDEEAEKNVHSSRTRRRIDGVISTF; encoded by the exons ATGGGAAAGCGTAAGTCGAGGTCAAAGCCAGCACCAAAAAAGATAATGGACAAACTTGATACTTGTTTTACTTGCCCTTTCTGCAACAATACTAGTGGTGTTGAATGTTTCAT TAATATGAAGAACTTGGTAGGTGAAGCTTCCTGTCGCATTTGCTCGGAAAAGTATAGCACTGTTGCTACAG CTTTAACAGAGCCTATAGACAT TTACAGCGAATGGATTGATGAATGTGCACGCGTCAATGGCGTTGAGGATGAAGAAGCTGAGAAGAATGTGCATTCGTCACGTACTCGTCGCCGGATTGACGGAGTTATCTCAACCTTTTAG
- the LOC110799499 gene encoding pentatricopeptide repeat-containing protein At5g38730 — protein MPILASSVSVSVSRETKSIKTLCAIVLKGNWNQFLKPQIGSSLSSVKVEKILSHLSLGYYDSWVFYQWVEQIPGYKHSLQFTWSMVHLLTKHNHLRIAQNLLQKISLKNYLSSPTVLNALVVAHHDPGSNSQILSWLVIYYADSKMTQDAIQVFDYMKINRIKPHLHACTALLSSLVKVGLTATMWKMYNRMLKLGIDPNIHVYNVLLHGCCKSKDVGKAEELMSELEFKCMLPDLFTYNTLISLYVKNGKHYDALSVQDRMEKAGVAPDIVTYNCIIFGFCRDGRMREALRLFNEIKGATPNLVTYTTLIDGYCQANDLEEALRLCHVMEAKRIYPSVATYNSILRKLCEQGRIRDANKLLNEMSEKKVEPDNITCNTLINAYCKIGDMESALKVRNKMLEGGLKVDQYTFKALIHGFCNAKEIDRAKELLFEMLDAGFSPSFCSYSWIVDGYCYHDNEEAVANLPDELAGRGHFVDISVYRSLIRSLCKKDKIELAKRIFDCMEEKGIKGDSLVYTSLAFAYFKRGKGRIASELLDEMYRRRLSVTLRIYRCFSPSRVSDSNLLGVFCDHLKERKLISNNVYKHMQDLN, from the coding sequence ATGCCCATTTTAGCTTCTTCTGTTTCTGTTTCTGTTTCTAGGGAAACAAAGTCCATTAAAACTCTATGTGCAATTGTATTAAAGGGTAATTGGAATCAATTTCTCAAACCCCAAATTGGTTCTAGTTTGAGTTCTGTGAAAGTAGAGAAAATATTATCACATCTTTCATTAGGTTATTATGATTCATGGGTTTTTTATCAATGGGTTGAACAGATTCCTGGGTATAAGCATTCCCTTCAATTTACTtggtctatggttcatttgctGACAAAACATAATCACTTGAGAATTGCACAGAACCTGCTTCAGAAGATTTCTCTTAAAAATTATTTATCTTCCCCCACTGTTTTGAATGCCCTTGTTGTTGCCCATCATGACCCGGGTTCGAATTCGCAGATTTTGAGTTGGTTGGTGATATATTATGCTGATTCTAAGATGACCCAGGATGCAATTCAGGTGTTTGACTACATGAAAATTAATAGGATTAAACCTCATTTGCATGCTTGTACTGCGCTTTTGAGTTCTCTTGTGAAGGTGGGGTTGACTGCTACCATGTGGAAGATGTACAATAGGATGTTGAAACTTGGGATTGATCCTAATATTCATGTGTATAATGTGTTGCTTCATGGTTGTTGCAAGTCGAAGGATGTGGGAAAGGCAGAAGAGTTGATGAGTGAGTTGGAATTCAAGTGCATGTTGCCGGATCTTTTCACTTACAATACATTGATTTCTTTATATGTGAAGAATGGTAAACATTATGATGCTCTGTCTGTTCAAGATAGGATGGAAAAGGCTGGTGTGGCACCAGATATTGTGACTtataattgcatcatatttggATTTTGTCGGGATGGTAGGATGAGGGAGGCATTGAGgctttttaatgaaattaaggGCGCAACTCCTAACCTTGTGACGTATACCACTTTGATTGATGGATATTGTCAAGCAAATGACCTAGAGGAAGCGTTAAGGTTGTGCCATGTAATGGAGGCTAAACGTATATATCCATCAGTTGCTACGTACAATTCGATTCTGCGCAAGTTGTGTGAGCAGGGGAGGATAAGGGATGCAAACAAGCTCTTGAATGAGATGAGCGAGAAGAAGGTAGAACCTGATAATATCACATGCAATACATTGATAAATGCTTACTGCAAGATCGGAGACATGGAGTCTGCCCTAAAGGTCAGAAACAAGATGTTGGAAGGGGGGTTGAAGGTGGACCAATATACTTTTAAGGCGCTTATACATGGTTTCTGCAATGCTAAAGAGATCGATAGAGCAAAAGAGCTTCTTTTTGAAATGCTTGATGCGGGTTTTTCTCCTAGTTTTTGCAGTTATTCCTGGATTGTGGATGGTTACTGTTACCATGATAATGAGGAGGCAGTAGCAAATCTGCCAGATGAGCTTGCAGGGAGAGGTCATTTTGTTGATATATCGGTGTATCGGTCTCTTATTAGAAGTTTGTGTAAGAAAGATAAGATTGAATTGGCTAAAAGAATTTTTGATTGTATGGAAGAGAAAGGAATCAAGGGAGACAGTCTAGTATACACCAGTTTGGCATTTGCTTACTTTAAACGAGGAAAGGGAAGAATAGCTTCGGAGTTATTAGATGAGATGTATAGGAGGAGGTTAAGTGTAACTTTAAGAATATATAGGTGCTTCAGCCCTTCTAGAGTTAGTGATAGCAACTTATTAGGGGTTTTTTGTGATCACTTGAAGGAGAGAAAGCTTATCTCAAACAATGTTTACAAGCACATGCAAGACCTTAACTGA